The DNA segment ATAAAGGAGACACCCATGCGACCCGCAGAGAACATCGACCGCTTCCTGCGCCTCGACGAGGTGCTGCACGTGACCGGGATCGGCCGGAACACCGTCTATCGCAGAATCCGTGAAGGCACATTCCCAAAACAGGTTAAGATAGGACCCAATTCGGTCGCCTGGCGCCAGTCGGACATCACTCAGTGGATGACCTCTTTCGACCCCAGCGACGACCAATCAGTACATTGAGCAGTACATTGAAACACCAATTCCCGCTCAAGCCCTTATCCCACCAGCTATACAGGTCCACCAGTGGAAATCTTCAAGGAATTCACATTCGAATCGGCCCACCGCCTGCCCAACGTCGCGCCAGGCCACAAGTGCGGTCGCCTGCATGGCCACTCGTTCAAGGTCGCCCTGCACCTGACCGGCCCGCTTGACCCGCACACTGGCTGGATCCGCGATTTCTCCGAGATCAAGGCGATCTTCAAGCCGATCTACGAGCAGCTGGACCACAATTACCTGAACGACATCCCTGGCCTGGAAAACCCGACCAGTGAAGTCATCGCCAAGTGGATCTGGGAACAGGTCAAGCCGCTGCTGCCTGAGCTGTCGAAAGTACGCATCCACGAAACCTGCACCAGCGGCTGCGAATACACCGGCGACTGAGTCAGGCCTGCCCGGCGCCCAATTCCAGGGCGTCGCGCAAAAAACGCGGGGCGATGTAGCGCTCGTAGTGCGCCTCGGACAGCAGGAAGAACTCGCGGTCGATGGCATCGCGCAGCTGCGGCAGCTCCCAGTCGCGAAACTCCGGCATCAAGGCCATGCCGTAGGCTTCCAGGTCGCGGATCATTCGCGCGCCGCGGGCGATCAACTGATACGCCCAGCAGTATTCGGACTGATGGGCGACGAAGCGAATCGAGCGCTGCTCCAATTGCTGGCGCAGGCAGTCTTTGTCGAACACCTCAAGCTTGGCCATCATCACCTGCACCAGCAATTGCTCCAGGCGCAGCCAGACCGCGCGCTTTTGCTCGTCGCTGTAGCCGTTCCAGTGGATCACTTCGTGGTGAAAACGCTTGCAGCCGCGGCACACCAGGTCGCCGTAGACGGTAGAGCACAAGCCCACGCAAGGGGTTTTGATGGATTGATTGGACATGAAAAAACAACGGCTTGGCGGTGGAACACGGCTCCATGTTAGCCCTTTGTCTAACCAGGGTCACCCGTTAAAGTCATAAGTGCCGCCTTACTTTCGTTCGCTTTTTGCCGTAGAATCACTCCGCCTTTTCAAGGCAACAATGTCCGTTGGAAGCTGTTTTCAAAGCGTCACGAGCACAGTTGATCCGGTAGAACGGCGTTGGCCCGGCTCATGCACCCTCGCATGGTCCGCGCCAACCCCTCATCAGCCTCCGTTCTACAGGCGTAAAACTTTGAAAGCAGCTTCTGTAAGGATTCTCTGCGACCCTGGCTGGGCGGCCCAAGAAGCCGTCATTGCGCATGGGTGCATGAGAATGCTGGATGAGCGTCCCGGACTCCCTTTAGGGACCACTGATGAGGGTAATAACTGTGCTTGAAGCCTACCGCAAACACATCGAAGAGCGTGCCGCTCTGGGTATCGTGCCCCAGCCGCTGAACGCCGAACAAACCGCAGGCCTGGTCGAGCTGCTGAAAAACCCGCCGGCCGGCGAAGAAGCCTTCCTCGTAGAACTGATCACCGACCGCGTACCGC comes from the Pseudomonas urmiensis genome and includes:
- the queD gene encoding 6-carboxytetrahydropterin synthase QueD, which gives rise to MEIFKEFTFESAHRLPNVAPGHKCGRLHGHSFKVALHLTGPLDPHTGWIRDFSEIKAIFKPIYEQLDHNYLNDIPGLENPTSEVIAKWIWEQVKPLLPELSKVRIHETCTSGCEYTGD
- a CDS encoding DUF1289 domain-containing protein encodes the protein MSNQSIKTPCVGLCSTVYGDLVCRGCKRFHHEVIHWNGYSDEQKRAVWLRLEQLLVQVMMAKLEVFDKDCLRQQLEQRSIRFVAHQSEYCWAYQLIARGARMIRDLEAYGMALMPEFRDWELPQLRDAIDREFFLLSEAHYERYIAPRFLRDALELGAGQA
- a CDS encoding helix-turn-helix transcriptional regulator, with translation MRPAENIDRFLRLDEVLHVTGIGRNTVYRRIREGTFPKQVKIGPNSVAWRQSDITQWMTSFDPSDDQSVH